Proteins from a genomic interval of Geodermatophilus obscurus DSM 43160:
- a CDS encoding hydroxymethylglutaryl-CoA lyase, producing MNEFDLVLPATVDVREVGMRDGLQLEAPVPLEGKLAMLEALVATGVRRIEVTSFVSPKAVPALADADQLAAELSSFQGVHFSALVANARGATRAVDAGVAHLEYVVSASDGHSRANAGRSTAEAVAAVGEIAALAHGAGGSLEVVVATAWDCPFDGRTPIPRTVDVARAVVTAGADRLCLGDTIGTTTPMRVVQLLDAVRRACPGVEVGVHFHDTRGTGQANALAAVQAGVTQLDSSVGGLGGCPFAPGASGNIATEELVYMLEESGVRTGIDLDAVLAAARVTEQAVGRPLPGSLYRAGGRSVPRPATVG from the coding sequence ATGAACGAGTTCGACCTGGTGCTGCCCGCGACCGTGGACGTCCGCGAGGTCGGCATGCGCGACGGCCTGCAGCTGGAGGCGCCGGTGCCGCTGGAGGGCAAGCTGGCGATGCTGGAGGCGCTCGTGGCCACCGGCGTCCGCCGGATCGAGGTGACCTCCTTCGTCTCGCCCAAGGCGGTCCCGGCACTGGCCGACGCCGACCAGCTGGCCGCCGAGCTCTCCTCCTTCCAGGGCGTGCACTTCTCCGCCCTGGTCGCGAACGCCCGCGGCGCCACCCGGGCGGTGGACGCCGGGGTCGCCCACCTCGAGTACGTCGTCTCCGCCTCCGACGGGCACAGCCGGGCCAACGCCGGCCGCTCCACCGCCGAGGCCGTCGCGGCGGTCGGCGAGATCGCCGCCCTGGCCCATGGCGCCGGCGGGTCGCTGGAGGTGGTGGTCGCCACCGCCTGGGACTGCCCCTTCGACGGCCGCACGCCGATCCCCCGCACCGTGGACGTCGCCCGCGCCGTCGTCACCGCCGGGGCCGACCGGCTGTGCCTGGGCGACACCATCGGCACGACCACCCCGATGCGGGTGGTGCAGCTGCTCGACGCCGTCCGCCGGGCCTGCCCCGGCGTCGAGGTCGGCGTCCACTTCCACGACACCCGCGGCACCGGGCAGGCCAACGCGCTGGCCGCCGTCCAGGCGGGGGTGACCCAGCTGGACTCCTCGGTCGGCGGCCTGGGCGGGTGCCCGTTCGCGCCGGGTGCCAGCGGCAACATCGCCACCGAGGAGCTGGTCTACATGCTCGAGGAGTCCGGCGTGCGCACCGGGATCGACCTCGACGCCGTCCTCGCCGCCGCCCGGGTCACCGAGCAGGCCGTGGGCCGCCCGCTGCCCGGCTCGCTCTACCGGGCGGGCGGACGCTCGGTGCCCCGCCCGGCGACCGTCGGGTGA
- a CDS encoding iron chelate uptake ABC transporter family permease subunit, whose translation MTTVLAGPQRATRRRRTLLALGVLTLAVVAAYLTVDVTGSWGYALQQRGRRLAAMAVVAVAVAVSTVLFQTVTNNRILTPEIMGFDRLFVLIQTVGVFFLGASTVTTTDPRLRFAVEVVVLIGFGAVLYRSLFGRTERDVYVLVLLGVVLGSTFTSLTLLVSRLIDPNEFLTLQDLLFASFTSVDRQMLALSAVLVALVTLGVWRLLPRLDVVALGRDTAVGLGVEHRRVVNRALLAVAVLVAVATALVGPITFLGLLVANLARQLLGTHRHAWVLPGAALMAVLALAGGQLVLEQVFGFNSSLSVVVNFVGGIVFIALLIREPRQ comes from the coding sequence ATGACGACCGTCCTCGCCGGCCCGCAGCGGGCGACCCGGCGCCGGCGCACGCTGCTCGCGCTCGGCGTCCTCACCCTGGCCGTCGTGGCCGCCTACCTCACCGTCGACGTGACCGGCTCCTGGGGCTACGCGCTGCAGCAGCGCGGCCGCCGGCTGGCCGCCATGGCGGTCGTCGCCGTGGCGGTCGCGGTCTCCACCGTGCTGTTCCAGACGGTCACCAACAACCGGATCCTGACCCCGGAGATCATGGGGTTCGACCGGCTGTTCGTGCTGATCCAGACCGTCGGTGTCTTCTTCCTCGGGGCCTCCACCGTCACCACGACCGACCCGCGGCTGCGCTTCGCGGTCGAGGTCGTCGTCCTGATCGGCTTCGGCGCCGTCCTCTACCGGTCGCTGTTCGGCCGCACCGAGCGCGACGTGTACGTGCTGGTGCTGCTCGGGGTGGTGCTCGGCTCGACGTTCACCAGCCTCACCCTGCTGGTGTCCCGGCTGATCGACCCCAACGAGTTCCTCACCCTGCAGGACCTGCTGTTCGCCAGCTTCACCTCCGTCGACCGGCAGATGCTGGCGCTCTCCGCCGTCCTCGTCGCGCTGGTCACCCTCGGCGTCTGGCGGCTGCTCCCCCGGCTGGACGTCGTGGCCCTGGGCCGCGACACCGCCGTGGGCCTGGGCGTCGAGCACCGCCGGGTGGTCAACCGGGCGCTGCTGGCCGTCGCCGTCCTCGTCGCCGTGGCCACCGCGCTGGTCGGGCCGATCACCTTCCTCGGCCTGCTGGTGGCCAACCTGGCCCGTCAGCTGCTGGGCACCCACCGGCACGCCTGGGTCCTGCCGGGGGCCGCGCTGATGGCGGTGCTCGCGCTGGCCGGCGGGCAGCTGGTCCTCGAGCAGGTGTTCGGCTTCAACTCCAGCCTCAGCGTCGTGGTCAACTTCGTGGGCGGGATCGTCTTCATCGCCCTCCTGATCCGGGAGCCTCGTCAGTGA
- a CDS encoding siderophore ABC transporter substrate-binding protein: protein MRTQARPLAALSLTVATALAVSACGGSDDTTAEASSNSGEVTVPHAQGETAVPADPQRVVVFDVGVLSTLDSLGVEVAGVPEATYPESLAQYGGDEYAKVGSLFEPDYEAVNALEPDLIIVGGRSAAVYPELAEIAPTIDLTVDNGDFLASFEERVTTLAEVFGEEDAVADRLAALDQRVAEVKAAAEGAGDALFVMTNAGEVSAYGPETRFGLVYDELGLTPTDEGLTAADHGDAISFEYIAEKDPDILLVLDRDAAIGESGTAAQQVLDNELVRGTTAWQDDDVHYLDSSVWYIAPNGLPSVEQMVEEVGAAVR, encoded by the coding sequence ATGCGCACGCAGGCCCGGCCGCTGGCCGCCCTCTCCCTCACCGTTGCCACCGCCCTCGCCGTCAGCGCCTGCGGCGGCAGCGATGACACCACCGCCGAGGCCTCCTCGAACTCCGGCGAGGTCACGGTTCCGCACGCGCAGGGCGAGACCGCCGTCCCGGCCGACCCGCAGCGGGTCGTCGTCTTCGACGTCGGCGTCCTGTCGACGCTGGACAGCCTCGGCGTCGAGGTGGCCGGTGTGCCGGAGGCGACCTACCCGGAGTCGCTGGCGCAGTACGGCGGGGACGAGTACGCCAAGGTCGGCTCCCTGTTCGAGCCGGATTACGAGGCGGTCAACGCCCTCGAGCCGGACCTGATCATCGTCGGCGGGCGCTCGGCGGCGGTGTACCCGGAGCTGGCCGAGATCGCCCCGACCATCGACCTGACCGTCGACAACGGCGACTTCCTGGCCTCCTTCGAGGAGCGGGTGACCACCCTCGCCGAGGTCTTCGGCGAGGAGGACGCCGTCGCCGACCGGCTGGCCGCGCTGGACCAGCGGGTCGCCGAGGTGAAGGCGGCCGCGGAGGGCGCGGGGGACGCGCTCTTCGTGATGACCAACGCCGGCGAGGTCAGCGCCTACGGCCCGGAGACCCGGTTCGGCCTGGTCTACGACGAGCTGGGGCTGACCCCCACCGACGAGGGCCTGACCGCGGCCGACCACGGCGACGCCATCTCCTTCGAGTACATCGCCGAGAAGGACCCCGACATCCTGCTGGTGCTCGACCGCGACGCCGCCATCGGCGAGTCCGGCACGGCCGCGCAGCAGGTGCTCGACAACGAGCTGGTCCGCGGGACGACCGCGTGGCAGGACGACGACGTCCACTACCTCGACTCGTCCGTGTGGTACATCGCGCCGAACGGCCTGCCGTCGGTCGAGCAGATGGTCGAGGAAGTCGGCGCAGCGGTCCGGTGA
- a CDS encoding flavin reductase family protein, with product MSQPPSGGSAVDPRTMRDVLGHFASGVTVVTAQGEEEPIGFTCQSFSSLSLDPPLVAIAPARTSRTWPRLRALGRFCVNVLAEDQVELSARFARSAVDKFAGVSWRPSPSGQPVLDDVVAWIDCELWAEYDGGDHTLVAARVLDLGADPGRRPLLFHRGAYGLLETRAAEG from the coding sequence ATGAGCCAGCCGCCGTCCGGGGGGAGTGCGGTCGACCCCCGCACCATGCGCGACGTCCTCGGCCACTTCGCCTCCGGCGTCACCGTGGTGACCGCCCAGGGCGAGGAGGAGCCGATCGGCTTCACCTGCCAGTCGTTCAGCTCGCTGTCGCTGGACCCGCCGCTGGTCGCCATCGCGCCCGCGCGGACGTCCCGCACCTGGCCGCGGCTGCGCGCGCTCGGCCGCTTCTGCGTCAACGTGCTCGCCGAGGACCAGGTCGAGCTGTCGGCCCGGTTCGCCCGCTCCGCCGTCGACAAGTTCGCCGGGGTGTCGTGGCGGCCCAGCCCGTCGGGCCAGCCGGTGCTCGACGACGTCGTCGCCTGGATCGACTGCGAGCTGTGGGCGGAGTACGACGGCGGCGACCACACCCTCGTCGCGGCCCGGGTGCTCGACCTGGGTGCCGACCCGGGACGGCGGCCGCTGCTGTTCCACCGCGGCGCCTACGGCCTGCTGGAGACCCGCGCGGCCGAGGGGTAG
- a CDS encoding alpha/beta hydrolase, which yields MPITSCHRLRRRIAAAACAAATSAAVLAVPLGGVAAAAPAAPAVPEAVGNGSGEPPPGGVPGVPVPSIAWADLGDGFQQADIDVPYDYAAPQGRTFSLHAVRLPAADPANRIGTLFVNFGGPGGPASATVREVGRLLFPPEVLARYDLVGVDPRGTGESQPVQCTGSAAEQAALPYATLADFPADRVQEEQAIAQVRAFAEECRTRNGDLLDHVGTLQFARDLDVLRAALGDSRINLYGLSYGTFLGQVVANTFPTRTGALVLDSVVDPGWAGGPPGTISWIRGGGAAGSAETLDRFFELCAQAGPPRCVFAADGDPEQKYAELAARLRTAPLLVPVPGEPAQPLTYSTLVGVTVSLLYDGAGWPLLGQLLQAAYSGDGAAVATVLESLPQPPTPEGYPNYPDANAAITCGDTDNPRDPYRYGEVGRALDATTAPYVGSRWAYAGLVCASWTGRSTERHTGPWDSWTRNPVLIIGNRYDPATPYRNAVVVHDLLPNSTLLTVDGVGHGAVPASTCAASLTTQYLLTGATPPAGTVCTQDRAAFDPVTTSAPTGAVRTGVAAG from the coding sequence ATGCCGATCACCTCATGCCACCGCCTGCGGCGCCGGATCGCGGCCGCCGCCTGTGCAGCCGCGACCTCCGCAGCGGTGCTCGCCGTCCCGCTCGGTGGCGTCGCGGCCGCCGCTCCGGCAGCGCCGGCTGTTCCGGAGGCGGTGGGGAACGGTTCCGGCGAGCCCCCACCGGGTGGGGTGCCGGGCGTACCGGTGCCGTCGATCGCCTGGGCCGACCTGGGCGACGGTTTCCAGCAGGCCGACATCGACGTCCCGTACGACTACGCCGCCCCGCAGGGCCGCACGTTCAGCCTGCACGCGGTTCGCCTGCCCGCGGCCGACCCGGCGAACCGGATCGGCACCCTGTTCGTCAACTTCGGCGGCCCGGGTGGACCGGCGTCGGCGACCGTGCGCGAGGTGGGCCGGCTCCTGTTCCCACCGGAGGTGCTCGCGCGCTACGACCTGGTCGGCGTCGACCCGCGCGGGACCGGCGAGAGCCAGCCGGTGCAGTGCACGGGCAGCGCCGCCGAGCAGGCCGCCCTGCCCTACGCCACGCTGGCCGACTTCCCGGCCGACCGGGTCCAGGAGGAGCAGGCGATCGCGCAGGTGCGCGCGTTCGCGGAGGAGTGCCGGACCCGCAACGGGGACCTGCTCGACCACGTCGGCACCCTGCAGTTCGCCCGCGACCTCGACGTCCTGCGCGCCGCGCTGGGCGACTCGCGGATCAACCTGTACGGCCTGTCCTACGGCACCTTCCTCGGCCAGGTGGTCGCCAACACGTTTCCCACACGCACCGGGGCCCTGGTCCTCGACAGCGTGGTGGACCCCGGCTGGGCCGGCGGCCCGCCCGGCACCATCAGCTGGATCCGCGGGGGCGGTGCGGCGGGCAGCGCCGAGACCCTGGACCGGTTCTTCGAGCTGTGCGCGCAGGCGGGACCGCCCCGGTGCGTGTTCGCCGCGGACGGGGACCCCGAGCAGAAGTACGCCGAGCTCGCCGCCCGGCTGCGGACCGCCCCGCTGCTGGTCCCGGTGCCCGGCGAGCCGGCGCAGCCGCTGACCTACTCAACGTTGGTCGGGGTGACCGTGAGCCTGCTCTACGACGGCGCCGGGTGGCCGCTCCTCGGTCAGCTGCTGCAGGCGGCGTACAGCGGTGACGGTGCCGCTGTCGCCACCGTGCTGGAGAGCCTGCCGCAGCCGCCGACGCCGGAGGGCTACCCGAACTACCCCGACGCGAACGCCGCCATCACCTGCGGCGACACCGACAACCCGCGCGACCCGTACCGCTACGGCGAGGTCGGGCGCGCACTGGACGCCACGACAGCGCCCTACGTCGGCTCCCGATGGGCCTACGCCGGGCTCGTCTGCGCGTCGTGGACCGGCCGCTCGACCGAGCGCCACACCGGCCCGTGGGACAGCTGGACCCGCAACCCGGTGCTCATCATCGGCAACCGGTACGACCCCGCCACGCCCTACCGCAACGCGGTGGTGGTCCACGACCTGCTGCCGAACAGCACCCTGCTGACCGTCGACGGTGTCGGGCACGGCGCGGTCCCCGCGAGCACCTGCGCGGCCTCGCTGACCACGCAGTACCTGCTCACCGGGGCCACCCCGCCGGCGGGGACGGTGTGCACCCAGGACCGCGCGGCGTTCGACCCGGTTACCACGTCCGCCCCCACCGGCGCCGTCCGGACGGGCGTGGCAGCCGGGTAG
- a CDS encoding ABC transporter permease encodes MTRTTGRRSGAAPAPSGQVRRRRGVQRWHVAVALVALALAASASLLTGVSDLTPADLLDPDEAQARVLWTSRVPRLLAILLAGSAMAVAGLVMMHLTRNRFVSPQTAGTTEWVGLGIVVATLSSGGTSVFGKMTIGVAFALVGTAFFVWLLQRLVLTDVVVVPLVGILLGGVVSAVTTFLAYRFDLLQSVDVWMNGDFSGVLAGRYELLWLVLAATVVAYLWADRFSVAGMGESFAINLGVPYTRVVMVGLAISSVVTAIVVVSVGSIPFLGLVVPNLVTLAMGDNLRRVLPVTALTGAAFVLVCDVLARTIRYPYEVPVGMIGGVVGGVLFVWLLLRARHRAV; translated from the coding sequence GTGACGCGCACGACCGGACGGCGCAGCGGCGCCGCACCCGCCCCCTCCGGGCAGGTGCGGCGCCGCCGCGGTGTGCAGCGGTGGCACGTCGCCGTCGCACTGGTGGCCCTGGCGCTCGCCGCGTCCGCGTCCCTGCTCACCGGGGTCAGCGACCTGACGCCGGCCGACCTGCTCGACCCCGACGAGGCGCAGGCCCGGGTCCTGTGGACCAGCCGGGTGCCCCGGCTGCTCGCCATCCTGCTGGCCGGTTCGGCGATGGCCGTGGCCGGGCTGGTGATGATGCACCTGACCCGTAACCGGTTCGTCTCCCCGCAGACCGCCGGGACGACGGAGTGGGTGGGGCTGGGCATCGTCGTCGCGACGCTGTCCTCCGGCGGGACGTCGGTGTTCGGCAAGATGACGATCGGCGTGGCGTTCGCGCTGGTCGGCACCGCCTTCTTCGTCTGGCTGCTGCAGCGGCTGGTCCTCACCGACGTGGTGGTGGTCCCGCTGGTCGGCATCCTGCTCGGCGGCGTGGTGAGCGCGGTGACGACCTTCCTGGCCTACCGCTTCGACCTGCTGCAGTCGGTGGACGTGTGGATGAACGGCGATTTCTCCGGCGTCCTGGCCGGCCGCTACGAGCTGCTCTGGCTGGTGCTGGCCGCCACCGTGGTCGCCTACCTGTGGGCCGACCGGTTCTCCGTCGCCGGCATGGGCGAGAGCTTCGCGATCAACCTGGGCGTCCCCTACACCCGGGTCGTCATGGTGGGCCTGGCCATCTCCTCGGTCGTCACCGCGATCGTCGTGGTCAGCGTCGGCTCCATCCCCTTCCTCGGCCTCGTCGTCCCCAACCTGGTCACCCTGGCGATGGGGGACAACCTGCGCCGCGTGCTGCCGGTGACCGCGTTGACCGGTGCGGCGTTCGTGCTGGTCTGCGATGTCCTGGCCCGCACCATCCGGTACCCGTACGAGGTGCCGGTCGGGATGATCGGCGGGGTCGTCGGCGGCGTGCTGTTCGTCTGGTTGCTGCTGCGCGCGCGGCACCGGGCGGTGTGA
- a CDS encoding aldo/keto reductase, with translation MENRTLGQLTVSAQGLGCMGMSEFYGTGDQAEAERTIQRTLDLGITFLDTADMYGPFTNERLVGKAIAGRRDEVVLATKFGNERGEDGSFRGINGTPDYVRRACDASLQRLGVDDIDLYYQHRVDSTVPVEDTWGALRELVEAGKVRHAGISEAAPETIRRAHAVQPVTAVQTEYSLWSRDPEDDGVLATCAELGIGFVAYSPIGRGFLSGQIRSIDDLAPGDYRRNSPRFQGENFTRNLELVDRVREIADEKGVTATQLALAWVMAQGDRAGNPGIVPIPGTKRVAYLEENAAATDVRLTDDDLRRLDDAAPAGATAGDRYADMSTVHR, from the coding sequence ATGGAGAACCGCACACTGGGACAGCTGACCGTCTCCGCCCAGGGCCTGGGCTGCATGGGGATGAGCGAGTTCTACGGCACCGGCGACCAGGCGGAGGCCGAGCGCACCATCCAGCGGACACTCGACCTCGGCATCACCTTCCTCGACACCGCGGACATGTACGGCCCGTTCACCAACGAACGGCTGGTCGGCAAGGCCATCGCCGGCCGGCGCGACGAGGTCGTGCTGGCCACCAAGTTCGGCAACGAGCGCGGCGAGGACGGCTCCTTCCGCGGCATCAACGGCACGCCGGACTACGTGCGGCGCGCCTGCGACGCCTCGCTGCAGCGACTCGGCGTCGACGACATCGACCTCTACTACCAGCACCGGGTCGACAGCACCGTGCCGGTCGAGGACACCTGGGGCGCGCTGCGGGAGCTCGTCGAGGCCGGGAAGGTCCGGCACGCCGGCATCTCCGAGGCCGCGCCGGAGACCATCCGCCGGGCGCACGCGGTGCAGCCGGTGACCGCCGTCCAGACCGAGTACTCGCTGTGGTCCCGCGACCCCGAGGACGACGGCGTGCTGGCCACCTGCGCCGAGCTCGGCATCGGCTTCGTCGCCTACTCACCGATCGGCCGCGGGTTCCTCTCCGGCCAGATCCGCAGCATCGACGACCTGGCGCCCGGCGACTACCGGCGGAACAGCCCGCGCTTCCAGGGCGAGAACTTCACGAGGAACCTCGAGCTGGTCGACCGGGTCCGCGAGATCGCCGACGAGAAGGGCGTGACCGCCACCCAGCTGGCGCTGGCCTGGGTCATGGCGCAGGGCGACCGCGCCGGCAACCCGGGCATCGTGCCGATCCCGGGCACCAAGCGGGTGGCCTACCTGGAGGAGAACGCCGCGGCCACCGACGTCCGGCTGACCGACGACGACCTGCGCCGGCTCGACGACGCGGCCCCGGCCGGCGCGACGGCGGGCGACCGCTACGCGGACATGTCCACCGTGCACCGCTGA
- a CDS encoding ABC transporter ATP-binding protein, with product MIEIESVSKSYGGVRVLDDVSLTIPTGGITSLIGANGAGKSTLLSVASRLLPADRGRVRVEGMDVATTPGPVLARRLAVLRQENAMSVRLTVRELVAFGRFPHSGGRLTPADHRLVDEAMEWFELGPLADRHLDQLSGGQRQRAYVAMVMCQGTDHVLLDEPLNNLDMRHAVQMMRMLRGMADELGRTVVLVVHDVNVASCYSDRIVAMREGQLVAEGPTSELMTPELLRKVFDVEVEVHELAGRRIGVPWS from the coding sequence GTGATCGAGATCGAGTCCGTCTCCAAGTCCTACGGCGGCGTCCGCGTGCTGGACGACGTCTCGCTGACCATCCCGACCGGCGGGATCACCTCGCTGATCGGCGCCAACGGCGCAGGCAAGTCCACGCTGCTGTCGGTGGCCTCCCGGCTGCTGCCCGCCGACCGCGGCCGGGTGCGCGTCGAGGGGATGGACGTCGCGACGACGCCGGGGCCGGTGCTGGCCCGGCGGCTGGCGGTGCTGCGCCAGGAGAACGCGATGTCGGTGCGGCTGACCGTCCGCGAGCTGGTCGCCTTCGGCCGCTTCCCGCACTCCGGTGGCCGGCTGACGCCTGCGGACCACCGCCTGGTCGACGAGGCCATGGAGTGGTTCGAGCTGGGCCCGCTGGCCGACCGGCACCTCGACCAGCTCTCCGGCGGGCAGCGGCAGCGCGCCTACGTCGCGATGGTGATGTGCCAGGGCACCGACCACGTGCTGCTCGACGAGCCGCTCAACAACCTCGACATGCGGCACGCCGTGCAGATGATGCGGATGCTGCGCGGCATGGCCGACGAGCTGGGGCGCACCGTCGTCCTCGTCGTCCACGACGTCAACGTCGCCTCCTGCTACTCCGACCGGATCGTCGCGATGCGGGAGGGCCAGCTGGTCGCCGAGGGCCCGACGTCCGAGCTGATGACGCCGGAGCTGCTGCGCAAGGTTTTCGACGTCGAGGTCGAGGTGCACGAGCTGGCCGGACGGCGGATCGGCGTCCCCTGGTCGTGA
- a CDS encoding SpoIIE family protein phosphatase — protein MPAERDRPRDQSLLQRPDGVVGREEAGVVSAATAVLSERAGTSSTALPGVLSDVPVAVLLIDRSAGAVTYANTAAVELAGNVRLPVDIDTWGASVGLTDLGGRPLASTSGPLSLVAQGLPVTGEAVRMTPGQGHRDGDRRDQLLWVTGFPLSRPDGDEHLSLVVFLEVEGGSDPAGEQLQALRERAVVATDIAFTITDPRQPDDPLVWVNPSFGRITGYSYEEAVGRNCRFLQGPATDPATVAEIRAALRARQAITTTLLNHRKDGTAFWNQLSVSPVFDGEGELVSFVGVQTDVTERVRVEREREEAFAAEQTARQEAELARATAERAQADAERARADAERMQGRLALMAEATSTLIATLDLTDVLDRLARLCVPLLADWVFITLVDDTGTVRETASRHRDGFADELRLLATQHVGHLPEVSPTRRSFATSRPVLVQHAAAGLDGLFSSAATREAAERLGMGSLLAVPMVARRRTRGAILLGRRDTERPFDQEDVDLAEDLARRAALAMDNVRLYQQEHTVADTLQRSLLPELPVIPGVESAAHYVSASTAADVGGDFYDLLHLPDGSIGVVIGDVVGHDVAAAAAMGHLRGLIRACAWEAPDPDPAAVLARVDRLVQGLEVASMATMVYARAVPPAEGGAPWRVHLASAGHPPPLLRTPDGEVQLLDGVTGLLIGVDGSLPRRSTAIDLPREATLLAYTDGLIERPGTDLDEGIAELVERLVAAPAGAGPRQLCDAAVAGSLDGRDDVALIAVRFC, from the coding sequence GTGCCGGCCGAGCGGGACCGACCGCGGGACCAGTCCCTCCTCCAGCGTCCCGACGGCGTCGTGGGCCGCGAGGAGGCCGGCGTGGTCAGCGCCGCCACCGCCGTCCTCTCCGAGCGCGCCGGCACCTCGTCGACCGCGCTGCCCGGCGTGCTGTCCGACGTCCCGGTGGCCGTGCTGCTCATCGACCGCAGTGCCGGAGCCGTGACCTACGCCAACACCGCCGCGGTGGAGCTGGCCGGCAACGTCCGCCTCCCCGTCGACATCGACACGTGGGGCGCCTCGGTCGGCCTCACCGACCTGGGCGGACGACCCCTGGCCAGCACGTCCGGCCCGCTGTCGCTGGTCGCCCAGGGCCTGCCGGTCACCGGCGAGGCGGTGCGGATGACGCCCGGTCAGGGCCACCGGGACGGCGACCGGCGCGACCAGCTGCTCTGGGTCACCGGCTTCCCGCTGTCCCGGCCCGACGGCGACGAGCACCTGTCCCTGGTCGTCTTCCTCGAGGTGGAGGGCGGGTCCGACCCGGCCGGCGAGCAGCTCCAGGCGCTGCGCGAACGGGCGGTCGTCGCCACCGACATCGCCTTCACCATCACCGACCCCCGCCAACCGGACGACCCGCTGGTCTGGGTCAACCCCTCCTTCGGCCGCATCACCGGCTACTCCTACGAGGAGGCGGTGGGCCGGAACTGCCGCTTCCTGCAGGGCCCGGCCACCGACCCCGCAACCGTCGCGGAGATCCGGGCCGCGCTGCGCGCGCGGCAGGCGATCACCACGACGCTGCTGAACCACCGCAAGGACGGCACCGCCTTCTGGAACCAGCTGTCGGTCAGCCCGGTCTTCGACGGCGAGGGCGAGCTGGTCAGCTTCGTCGGCGTGCAGACCGACGTGACCGAGCGGGTGCGGGTCGAGCGTGAACGGGAGGAGGCGTTCGCCGCCGAGCAGACCGCCCGACAGGAGGCCGAGCTGGCCCGGGCGACCGCCGAGCGGGCGCAGGCCGACGCCGAGCGGGCGCGCGCCGACGCCGAGCGCATGCAGGGCCGCCTCGCGCTGATGGCCGAGGCGACGAGCACGCTCATCGCCACGCTCGACCTCACCGACGTCCTCGACCGGCTGGCCCGGCTGTGCGTGCCCCTGCTCGCCGACTGGGTGTTCATCACCCTGGTCGACGACACCGGGACCGTCCGCGAGACCGCCTCCCGCCACCGCGACGGCTTCGCCGACGAGCTGCGCCTGCTGGCCACCCAGCACGTCGGGCACCTGCCCGAGGTCTCCCCGACCCGGCGCAGCTTCGCCACGTCGCGACCGGTGCTGGTCCAGCACGCCGCAGCGGGGCTGGACGGGCTCTTCAGCTCCGCGGCGACCCGCGAGGCGGCCGAGCGGCTGGGGATGGGGTCGCTGCTCGCCGTCCCGATGGTCGCCCGCCGGCGCACCCGCGGCGCCATCCTGCTGGGGCGCCGCGACACCGAGCGCCCCTTCGACCAGGAGGACGTCGACCTCGCCGAGGACCTCGCCCGCCGCGCCGCCCTGGCGATGGACAACGTGCGCCTCTACCAGCAGGAGCACACCGTCGCCGACACGCTGCAGCGGTCGCTGCTGCCGGAGCTGCCGGTGATCCCCGGGGTGGAGTCGGCCGCGCACTACGTCAGCGCCTCGACGGCGGCCGACGTGGGCGGTGACTTCTACGACCTGCTGCACCTGCCCGACGGCTCGATCGGCGTGGTGATCGGCGACGTCGTGGGCCACGACGTCGCGGCCGCCGCGGCGATGGGACACCTGCGCGGGCTCATCCGGGCGTGCGCGTGGGAGGCCCCCGACCCCGACCCCGCCGCCGTCCTCGCGCGGGTGGACCGGCTGGTGCAGGGACTGGAGGTGGCCTCGATGGCCACGATGGTCTACGCGCGGGCGGTGCCCCCGGCGGAGGGCGGCGCACCGTGGCGGGTGCACCTGGCCAGCGCCGGCCACCCGCCGCCGCTGCTGCGCACGCCCGACGGGGAGGTGCAGCTGCTGGACGGGGTGACCGGCCTGCTGATCGGCGTCGACGGCAGCCTGCCCCGCCGGTCGACGGCGATCGACCTGCCCCGCGAGGCCACCCTGCTGGCCTACACCGACGGCCTCATCGAGCGCCCCGGCACCGACCTCGACGAGGGCATCGCCGAGCTGGTCGAGCGCCTGGTCGCCGCCCCGGCCGGCGCCGGCCCCCGGCAGCTGTGCGACGCCGCGGTCGCCGGCTCCCTGGACGGTCGGGACGACGTCGCGCTGATCGCCGTCCGGTTCTGCTAG